A window from Verrucomicrobiota bacterium encodes these proteins:
- a CDS encoding alpha-amylase family protein, with protein sequence MESRWFKNAVIYCVDVDTFKDGNGDGIGDFIGLQQGLSYLAGLGVNCVWLLPFYPSPGRDNGYDITDYINVHPALGDLGDFVAFMHEAQDRGIRVIIDLVVNHTSDQHPWFQAARRGRPQYHDYYVWRKDEPGNTSDQVVFPGKQRSVWHYDRLAKAYYFHRFYDYQPDLNTAHPAVRAEIKKIMGFWLALGVSGFRVDATPFVIAYKGADADKRPHEEFTFLDELRSFLSWRTGNAILLAEANVLPDQMLHFFGNRGERMHMVLNFFVNPHLFLAMAQESPEPLTRSLLQLPKLPGGCHFAYFLRNHDELDLSRLSNIERELCFEAFGPKPEMQLYDRGIRRRLAPMLDGNLARQMLGYSLIFSLPGTPVIWYGDEIGMGDDLKQEERYSVRTPMQWSPDRNAGFSSAPPSQLRRPLVSSGPFDYRKVNVQTQRRQPDSLLNALERLIRTRKEYPEIGEGNFRFVENDCPSHVFAHACEDENRNALLAVHNFAGKPVEVTVHLWDERFIRFLYLFDELPMESVKDGKIKVKLAPYGFSWLRLKS encoded by the coding sequence ATGGAAAGTCGCTGGTTCAAGAACGCGGTCATTTATTGTGTGGACGTCGATACTTTCAAGGATGGGAACGGGGACGGGATCGGCGACTTTATCGGGCTGCAACAAGGCCTGAGTTACCTTGCCGGCCTCGGCGTAAACTGCGTCTGGCTTCTGCCGTTTTACCCGTCGCCCGGGCGCGACAACGGCTACGACATCACCGATTATATCAACGTCCATCCGGCCCTGGGCGATCTCGGCGATTTCGTTGCTTTCATGCACGAGGCCCAGGACCGCGGGATCCGGGTCATCATCGATCTGGTGGTCAACCACACCTCGGACCAGCACCCGTGGTTCCAGGCGGCCCGGCGCGGCCGCCCGCAGTACCACGACTATTACGTCTGGCGAAAGGATGAACCCGGCAACACGAGCGACCAAGTGGTTTTTCCGGGGAAACAGCGCTCCGTGTGGCATTACGACCGGCTGGCCAAAGCCTACTACTTTCACCGGTTCTATGACTATCAACCCGACCTGAACACGGCTCACCCGGCCGTTCGTGCGGAAATCAAAAAGATCATGGGGTTCTGGCTGGCCCTCGGCGTGTCGGGTTTCCGGGTGGACGCCACGCCGTTCGTGATCGCCTATAAGGGGGCGGACGCCGACAAGCGGCCCCACGAGGAATTCACATTTCTTGATGAACTGCGCAGTTTCCTGTCGTGGCGCACCGGCAACGCGATCCTGCTGGCTGAGGCGAACGTGCTTCCGGACCAGATGCTGCATTTCTTCGGCAATCGCGGCGAGCGCATGCACATGGTGCTTAATTTCTTCGTTAACCCGCACCTGTTCCTCGCGATGGCTCAGGAGTCACCCGAGCCGCTGACCCGCAGCCTGCTCCAGTTGCCCAAGCTGCCCGGCGGTTGCCATTTTGCCTATTTCCTGCGCAACCATGATGAATTGGACCTTAGCCGGCTGAGCAACATCGAACGTGAGCTTTGTTTTGAAGCTTTCGGGCCGAAGCCGGAAATGCAGCTCTACGACCGGGGTATCCGCCGGCGGTTGGCACCGATGCTGGATGGAAACCTCGCGCGGCAAATGCTCGGCTACAGCCTGATCTTCTCGCTGCCGGGTACGCCGGTCATTTGGTACGGCGATGAGATCGGGATGGGCGATGACCTTAAACAGGAAGAGCGTTACAGCGTGCGCACGCCCATGCAGTGGTCACCCGACCGGAATGCCGGATTTTCATCCGCTCCGCCGAGCCAGTTGCGGCGTCCCCTCGTCAGCTCCGGGCCGTTTGATTATCGCAAGGTGAACGTTCAGACCCAGCGACGCCAGCCGGACTCGTTACTCAACGCGCTCGAGCGGTTGATACGCACCCGGAAGGAATACCCTGAGATCGGCGAAGGTAATTTCCGGTTCGTGGAAAACGATTGTCCCAGCCACGTGTTTGCCCATGCCTGTGAAGACGAGAACCGAAATGCGCTGCTGGCCGTGCATAATTTCGCCGGCAAACCGGTGGAAGTGACGGTTCACCTCTGGGACGAACGGTTCATCCGCTTTCTTTACCTTTTCGACGAATTGCCGATGGAATCTGTCAAAGACGGAAAGATCAAGGTGAAACTCGCCCCGTACGGCTTTTCCTGGCTGCGGCTGAAGAGTTGA
- a CDS encoding TIGR00266 family protein — MNHRIIGTTLPVLEFQLAPGESVVAVSGELSWMSASITLQTSAQLGGSGGIFGAFRRLAGGGSLFMTRYSAHGEPGLLAFATRVPGHILPIAVTPAKSYLVHRHGFLCGTPGVQLSVGFQQSLGAGIFGGEGFLLQQVTGAGEAWIELDGEVVSYDLGPGETLRVHPGHVGMFDATVNFSITRIPGIKNLLFGGDGIFLAALTGPGRIWLQSLPLANLAHALSPYLPRTIERVESAGAGGILGALLRNLGSK; from the coding sequence ATGAACCATCGAATTATCGGTACCACGCTGCCGGTCCTGGAGTTTCAACTGGCGCCGGGCGAAAGCGTGGTGGCGGTGTCCGGCGAGTTATCCTGGATGAGTGCATCCATCACGCTGCAGACCAGCGCGCAACTCGGGGGCTCCGGCGGCATTTTCGGCGCGTTCAGACGGTTGGCAGGCGGCGGCTCGCTTTTCATGACCCGATACTCGGCGCACGGTGAACCTGGTTTGCTGGCGTTCGCAACGCGCGTTCCCGGACACATCCTGCCGATCGCGGTCACACCCGCGAAAAGTTATCTGGTCCATCGGCACGGATTCCTCTGCGGGACACCCGGCGTCCAACTCTCGGTCGGTTTCCAGCAGTCGCTCGGCGCCGGCATTTTTGGCGGAGAGGGTTTTCTGCTGCAACAGGTAACGGGAGCCGGGGAAGCGTGGATCGAACTGGACGGCGAGGTGGTCAGCTACGACCTCGGACCGGGTGAAACGTTACGCGTGCACCCGGGTCACGTCGGCATGTTTGACGCGACCGTCAATTTCAGCATCACCCGGATTCCCGGCATCAAAAACCTGCTGTTCGGAGGCGACGGCATTTTTCTGGCTGCCTTGACCGGCCCCGGCCGGATCTGGCTGCAGTCGTTACCCCTCGCAAACCTGGCGCACGCATTGTCGCCTTATCTGCCCAGGACCATCGAACGGGTCGAAAGCGCCGGCGCCGGTGGCATCCTCGGCGCGCTCCTGCGAAACCTGGGTTCAAAATGA
- a CDS encoding GreA/GreB family elongation factor, whose amino-acid sequence MPDKIILSTVSAWALGDRFEDTVAQKNAALREAKVAKLDGDLSENAPYQAAKEKFRTMGRIQRRLTREMNDLIAQGHTLVDPLSWVPSDPAAPAVAQIEIGTVVTLDWNGATDSFLVAGARDNHLPEEGDLVPIPYNSPLGKALLGRKTGERFTAEINGRRQEIDVASVRRPTREEIFRVFPSLQPETGEA is encoded by the coding sequence ATGCCAGACAAAATCATCCTTTCGACGGTGAGCGCATGGGCCCTGGGCGACCGTTTTGAGGACACCGTCGCCCAGAAGAACGCCGCCCTGCGCGAGGCAAAGGTTGCCAAGCTGGACGGAGACCTGAGCGAAAATGCCCCTTACCAGGCCGCCAAAGAAAAGTTCCGGACCATGGGGCGAATCCAGCGCCGCCTGACCCGTGAAATGAACGATCTGATTGCCCAGGGACACACCCTGGTCGATCCGCTCAGCTGGGTGCCGTCCGACCCGGCCGCTCCCGCGGTTGCCCAAATCGAGATCGGAACCGTGGTAACGCTCGACTGGAACGGCGCAACCGACAGTTTTCTGGTGGCCGGCGCACGCGACAACCACCTGCCCGAGGAAGGTGACCTGGTTCCGATACCATACAATTCACCCCTCGGAAAAGCCTTGCTCGGCCGGAAAACGGGGGAACGATTCACCGCGGAAATCAACGGCCGGCGCCAGGAAATCGACGTGGCCTCGGTTCGCCGGCCGACGCGCGAGGAGATCTTCCGCGTTTTTCCCAGTTTACAACCGGAAACCGGCGAAGCTTGA